In a genomic window of Pedobacter sp. KBS0701:
- a CDS encoding HAD-IB family phosphatase, producing MPKQKAYYIIDFDSTFTQVEALDELARISLKNHPDKEAIFQKIEDYTNFAMEGKLSFSESLAQRVKLLEANEDHLKQLIKHLKKKVSTSFSRNAEFFKKHADEVLIVSGGFKEFITPVVSQYHIKKENIYANTFVTTGDGKIIDYDHANPLSEEGGKVKLLQHLKLEGELFGIGDGYSDFQLRESGIINKFFAFTENIARESIVSKADHVTPSFDEFLYVNDLPRAISYPKNRILCLVIGEVNPVTISILKNDGLSIRHKTSFEDKYVKDVGIILLADGEKISNEQLKNAAKLKTIGYLGNAKNKIDLGLCTKQGIVVFDDPKNNPRNINFIPKRVADFMNTGATYLSSNFPNLQLPKIEKSHRLIHIHKNVPGIMAKINTVFAKHDINIVSQFLMTNPEIGYAITDINAQYDKQLFKSLKKIEQTIKFRVLY from the coding sequence ATGCCCAAACAGAAAGCTTATTACATCATCGATTTTGATAGTACCTTTACACAGGTAGAAGCACTTGATGAACTTGCCCGAATTTCGCTAAAGAACCACCCGGATAAAGAGGCAATTTTCCAAAAAATAGAAGATTATACCAATTTTGCCATGGAAGGAAAACTTTCCTTCTCTGAAAGTTTAGCACAACGTGTTAAGCTGCTTGAAGCCAATGAAGATCATTTAAAACAGCTCATTAAACATTTAAAAAAGAAAGTATCTACTTCCTTTTCGCGTAATGCCGAGTTTTTTAAGAAACATGCCGATGAGGTATTGATAGTCTCTGGCGGCTTTAAGGAATTTATTACCCCTGTAGTAAGCCAATACCACATCAAAAAGGAAAATATTTATGCCAATACCTTTGTAACCACCGGAGATGGCAAAATTATTGACTACGATCATGCTAATCCTTTAAGTGAAGAGGGTGGTAAAGTAAAATTACTTCAGCATTTAAAACTCGAAGGCGAGTTATTTGGTATAGGTGATGGTTATTCTGATTTCCAGTTACGCGAAAGCGGTATCATCAATAAGTTTTTTGCATTTACGGAGAATATTGCCCGCGAAAGCATTGTTTCCAAAGCAGACCATGTAACACCAAGTTTCGACGAGTTTTTGTACGTAAATGATCTGCCGCGTGCAATTTCCTACCCTAAAAATAGAATCCTTTGCCTGGTAATTGGTGAGGTTAACCCGGTAACCATTTCTATCCTTAAAAATGATGGTTTATCAATTAGGCACAAAACCTCTTTTGAAGATAAATACGTAAAAGATGTGGGAATTATCCTTTTAGCTGATGGCGAAAAAATAAGCAATGAACAGTTAAAAAACGCTGCTAAGCTGAAAACTATTGGATATTTAGGTAATGCAAAAAATAAAATAGACCTGGGTTTGTGTACAAAACAAGGTATTGTTGTTTTTGATGACCCGAAAAACAATCCGCGCAACATCAATTTTATCCCGAAAAGGGTAGCCGATTTTATGAATACCGGAGCAACATATTTGAGCAGTAATTTTCCAAATTTGCAATTGCCAAAAATTGAGAAATCGCACCGTTTAATCCATATTCACAAAAACGTTCCGGGTATTATGGCAAAAATCAATACTGTTTTCGCCAAACACGATATTAATATTGTGAGCCAGTTTTTAATGACCAATCCTGAGATTGGTTATGCCATTACCGATATCAATGCACAGTACGATAAACAACTATTTAAATCGCTTAAAAAGATCGAACAAACAATAAAATTTAGGGTGCTGTATTAA
- a CDS encoding voltage-gated chloride channel family protein — translation MPVKKLTEGFLLSIKHFIKFDFGLLLMSTLKWLLISAILGGIIGSASALFLETLNWATNYREQHVWIIAFLPTAGIIIGLAYHYWGAKVVKGNNLLIEELQSPKNVIPLIMAPLIFAGTIITHLFGGSAGREGTAVQIGGAFADQFTKLFKLKARDRKVILICGISAGFASVFGTPLAGAVFGLEVFVIGSLTYSSILPSFITAIIANYACNVWGVSHTHYSIATVPEVDSINLLLSLGAGILFGLTARSFSALTHVLSSLFAKIKYPPLRPFIGGIILVFIIYLIGNTRYIGLGIPVISESFIKQEAYYTFVIKLFLTTLTLSAGFKGGEVTPLFFIGATLGSFLSLFIPLPFGLLAGMGFVAVFAGAANTPLACIFMGIELFGTASGIYIALACVTAYLFSGHTGIYRSQTVGAPKHLLLKRYQFLKSL, via the coding sequence ATGCCTGTTAAAAAACTAACAGAAGGATTTCTTCTGTCTATCAAACACTTTATTAAATTCGACTTCGGATTACTCTTAATGAGCACTTTAAAGTGGCTACTGATCTCTGCAATATTGGGGGGGATTATTGGCTCCGCCTCTGCGCTGTTTTTAGAAACTTTAAATTGGGCAACTAATTATCGTGAGCAACACGTCTGGATTATCGCTTTTTTACCAACTGCTGGTATAATCATTGGTTTGGCTTACCATTATTGGGGTGCAAAGGTTGTTAAAGGGAACAATCTTTTGATTGAGGAATTACAATCGCCCAAGAATGTAATTCCGCTGATTATGGCACCGCTCATTTTTGCCGGCACGATTATAACCCATTTATTTGGCGGATCGGCTGGAAGAGAGGGCACAGCGGTGCAAATTGGAGGGGCCTTTGCCGACCAGTTTACGAAACTGTTTAAACTTAAAGCCAGAGATCGGAAAGTGATCCTCATCTGCGGAATCAGCGCCGGTTTTGCTTCTGTTTTTGGAACACCATTGGCGGGCGCCGTATTCGGATTGGAGGTTTTTGTGATTGGAAGTTTAACTTACAGTTCAATTCTTCCTTCATTTATAACGGCAATTATTGCCAATTACGCCTGCAATGTCTGGGGAGTTAGTCATACCCATTATTCTATAGCCACTGTACCAGAAGTGGATTCGATAAACCTATTGTTATCTTTAGGTGCAGGAATATTGTTTGGTCTTACGGCGCGGAGCTTTTCTGCATTAACCCATGTGCTATCCAGCCTTTTTGCCAAAATTAAATATCCACCATTACGCCCATTTATTGGCGGAATAATTTTAGTGTTCATTATTTACCTGATCGGAAATACACGATACATAGGACTGGGTATTCCGGTTATTTCAGAATCTTTTATAAAACAGGAAGCTTATTACACTTTCGTCATAAAATTATTTTTAACCACACTTACCCTTAGCGCAGGTTTTAAAGGCGGCGAAGTAACTCCACTATTTTTTATCGGGGCTACACTCGGTAGTTTTTTAAGTTTGTTTATTCCCTTGCCTTTTGGCTTATTGGCGGGAATGGGCTTTGTAGCAGTATTTGCAGGGGCAGCGAACACACCATTGGCCTGTATTTTTATGGGCATAGAACTGTTTGGTACAGCATCGGGCATTTATATTGCATTAGCCTGCGTTACCGCTTACCTATTTTCGGGTCATACCGGGATTTACAGATCGCAAACCGTTGGTGCTCCAAAACATTTATTGTTGAAGAGGTACCAGTTTTTGAAGTCGCTTTGA